One Phycisphaeraceae bacterium genomic window carries:
- the ftsY gene encoding signal recognition particle-docking protein FtsY — protein MALFSRAVDRFKQGLAKTREAILGATEAVAEAGSSAFSWLRGRRIDEETLDELEGRLLRADIGVATTTRLVDQLRADYRSGKVTKGEDVLDYLKRELKAMWPERDRSLRFADPGAKTPTVILIAGVNGAGKTTSIAKLAKRLRDENRTVLLAAGDTFRAGAVKQLEIWSQRLGVELVKGQQGGDPAAVAFDACDAAMKRAVDVLIVDTAGRLHTQEPLMRQLSKIREVVAKRVPGAPHETLLVLDATSGQNAIQQARIFHAAIPLSGLILAKLDGTAKGGVAVAIREAIDIPVKFVGVGETLDDLEPFDPEAFVEAMFAS, from the coding sequence ATGGCGCTGTTCTCCAGGGCGGTCGACCGCTTCAAGCAGGGGCTCGCCAAGACGCGCGAAGCCATCCTCGGCGCGACCGAAGCGGTCGCTGAGGCGGGCTCGTCCGCGTTCTCGTGGCTGCGCGGCCGGCGCATCGACGAGGAGACCCTCGACGAGCTGGAGGGGCGCCTCCTGCGCGCCGACATCGGCGTCGCGACGACCACCAGACTCGTCGACCAGCTGCGCGCCGACTACCGCTCCGGCAAAGTCACCAAGGGCGAGGATGTCCTCGACTACCTCAAGCGCGAACTCAAGGCGATGTGGCCCGAGCGCGACCGCTCGCTGCGGTTCGCCGATCCCGGGGCGAAGACCCCTACGGTGATCCTCATCGCCGGCGTCAACGGCGCCGGCAAGACCACCAGCATCGCTAAACTCGCCAAGCGCTTGCGCGACGAGAACCGCACCGTCCTCCTCGCCGCGGGCGACACCTTCCGCGCCGGGGCGGTGAAGCAGCTCGAGATCTGGTCGCAGCGCCTCGGCGTCGAGCTCGTCAAAGGCCAGCAGGGGGGCGACCCGGCGGCGGTCGCCTTCGACGCCTGCGACGCCGCGATGAAGCGCGCCGTCGACGTGCTCATCGTCGACACCGCCGGGCGCCTGCACACGCAGGAACCCCTGATGCGCCAGCTCAGCAAGATCCGCGAGGTCGTCGCCAAACGCGTCCCCGGGGCGCCCCACGAGACGCTCCTCGTCCTCGACGCCACCAGCGGGCAGAACGCGATCCAGCAGGCGCGGATCTTCCACGCGGCGATCCCCCTCAGCGGGCTCATCCTCGCCAAGCTCGACGGGACCGCCAAGGGCGGCGTTGCTGTCGCGATCCGCGAGGCGATCGACATCCCCGTCAAGTTCGTGGGCGTGGGCGAGACGCTCGACGACCTCGAGCCGTTCGACCCCGAGGCCTTCGTCGAGGCGATGTTCGCGTCCTGA
- a CDS encoding sigma-54-dependent Fis family transcriptional regulator: protein MATKKPSSKPGGAGAKILVVDDDPFVARSLSAFLSEEGYAPEIAAGGAQAIERLDDETLPPIDLVITDVSMPGVGGMKVLQHCAEKHPDIVVVMLTGYGTIEAAVEAVRTGAADYLTKPVVDNELRISLQRSLRQRAILTENVNLRAQLDERYGLENIVGHDHRMLRMYDLIRAVAPTKSTVLMSGESGTGKSLIARAIHTLSPRRNSPFVELACGSIPETLLESELFGHTKGSFTGAHADKQGKFLAAHGGTIFLDEINSASPGMQLKLLRVLQERKFEPVGSNETIEVDVRVVLASNQPLEDLVASGAFRQDLYYRINVVRIDLPPLRERVCDIPLLAKHFLEKHAAELGRQIVGFSDDAMRALQQYRFPGNVRELENIVERAAVLATSPTIGVEELPAHVLDNSTSRLIAGAGVESLGSVDAPDTPWEPTPLEVAMQEPERRILLKALRANEWNRVKTAEDLGINRTTLYKKMRSLGIDKMAG from the coding sequence ATGGCGACCAAGAAGCCCAGCTCGAAGCCCGGCGGCGCAGGCGCGAAGATCCTCGTCGTCGACGACGATCCTTTCGTCGCGCGATCGCTGAGCGCGTTCCTCTCCGAAGAGGGGTACGCCCCCGAGATCGCCGCCGGCGGCGCGCAGGCCATCGAGCGGCTCGACGACGAGACCCTCCCCCCGATCGACCTCGTCATCACCGATGTCTCGATGCCCGGCGTGGGCGGGATGAAGGTCCTGCAGCACTGCGCCGAGAAGCACCCCGACATCGTCGTGGTGATGCTCACCGGCTACGGCACGATCGAGGCGGCGGTCGAGGCGGTGCGCACGGGCGCCGCCGACTATCTGACCAAGCCCGTCGTCGACAACGAGCTGCGCATCTCGCTGCAGCGTTCGCTGCGCCAGCGCGCCATCCTCACCGAGAACGTGAACCTGCGCGCCCAGCTCGACGAGCGGTACGGGCTCGAGAACATCGTCGGGCATGACCATCGCATGCTGCGGATGTACGACCTGATCCGCGCCGTCGCGCCGACGAAGTCCACCGTGCTCATGTCGGGCGAGAGCGGCACGGGCAAGTCGCTCATCGCCCGCGCGATCCACACGCTCTCGCCGCGGCGCAACAGCCCCTTCGTCGAGCTGGCCTGCGGCTCGATCCCCGAGACGCTCCTGGAGTCAGAGCTGTTCGGCCACACCAAGGGGTCGTTCACCGGCGCGCACGCCGACAAGCAGGGCAAGTTCCTCGCGGCCCACGGGGGGACGATATTCCTCGACGAGATCAACTCCGCGTCGCCGGGCATGCAGCTGAAGCTGCTGCGCGTGCTGCAGGAGCGCAAGTTCGAACCCGTCGGCAGCAACGAGACGATCGAGGTGGATGTCCGCGTCGTGCTCGCGAGCAACCAGCCGCTCGAGGACCTCGTCGCGAGCGGGGCGTTCCGGCAGGACCTGTACTACCGCATCAACGTCGTGCGGATCGACCTGCCCCCCCTGCGCGAGCGCGTGTGCGACATCCCGCTGCTCGCGAAGCACTTCCTCGAGAAGCACGCGGCGGAGCTGGGTCGGCAGATCGTCGGCTTCAGCGACGACGCGATGCGCGCGCTGCAGCAGTATCGCTTCCCGGGCAATGTTCGCGAACTCGAGAACATCGTCGAGCGCGCCGCGGTGCTCGCGACGAGCCCCACTATCGGCGTGGAGGAGCTGCCGGCGCACGTCCTCGACAACTCGACCTCGCGTCTGATCGCCGGCGCGGGCGTGGAGTCGCTCGGGAGCGTCGACGCGCCCGACACGCCCTGGGAGCCCACGCCCCTCGAGGTCGCGATGCAGGAACCCGAGCGGCGCATCCTGCTCAAGGCGCTGCGCGCGAACGAGTGGAACCGCGTGAAGACCGCGGAGGATCTCGGCATCAACCGGACGACGCTGTACAAGAAGATGCGCTCGCTGGGCATCGACAAGATGGCCGGCTGA
- the ribH gene encoding 6,7-dimethyl-8-ribityllumazine synthase, with protein MSPGPLRGKTEGRRSAKGVRVAIVVSRYHSEITDKLLEGAMGEYVARGGAKGDAVVLDAPGSFEVPIVATYAATSGAFDGIVALGCIVKGETSHDHHLATAVTTQILRTSAEVGTPIGLGVLTVDTIEQAQARAGGKLGNKGEEAMAAVLDTLESLDQIDAHADALAEEIERQAAKIAPKKKGR; from the coding sequence ATGTCACCCGGACCACTCCGTGGCAAAACCGAAGGTCGTCGCAGCGCCAAGGGCGTGCGAGTCGCGATCGTCGTGAGCCGTTACCACAGCGAGATCACCGACAAGCTCCTCGAGGGCGCGATGGGCGAGTACGTCGCGCGCGGCGGGGCGAAGGGCGACGCCGTGGTGCTCGACGCGCCGGGGTCCTTTGAGGTGCCCATCGTCGCGACCTACGCCGCCACCAGCGGCGCGTTCGACGGGATCGTCGCGCTGGGGTGCATCGTGAAGGGCGAGACCTCGCACGACCACCACCTCGCGACCGCGGTGACGACCCAGATCCTGCGCACGAGCGCCGAGGTCGGCACGCCGATCGGGCTGGGCGTGCTGACGGTCGACACGATCGAGCAGGCGCAGGCCCGCGCCGGCGGCAAGCTCGGCAACAAGGGCGAGGAGGCGATGGCCGCCGTCCTCGACACGCTCGAGTCGCTCGACCAGATCGACGCGCACGCCGACGCGCTGGCCGAAGAGATCGAGCGCCAGGCGGCCAAGATCGCGCCCAAGAAGAAGGGGCGCTGA
- a CDS encoding DUF1570 domain-containing protein — protein MRRLVTLTALTLALLAGGCASTPRPATTPVRAGVADAGPRAVIESVEPWEFAGAPGQIITTPNFRIFTTETNPTLLDRMPAFLETALDHYTRALVLLPRPERRMETFLMDTRAQWQRLTLQILGQRGQSISRVGRGGFAHGGRGVFFDIGVFDTLAIASHEGWHQYTQSTFRERLPAWAEESVATYMEGHRWAGATPVFLPWSNVERFDHLRKVHAEGRLLPLRRFLASTPEDLLTPVNEDLLTYYAQGWALIHFLHSQNGEASRASLQRLLSDAQAGRLGRAVGASMTPEARATFARDSSGLGEAVFMAYFGTDLDGLEGRYRAFVAELVGPGARDRIVAGESPRFSSGR, from the coding sequence GTGCGACGACTCGTGACTCTGACAGCTCTGACGCTCGCCCTGCTCGCGGGCGGCTGCGCGTCCACGCCGCGTCCGGCGACGACGCCGGTGCGTGCGGGCGTCGCCGACGCCGGCCCGCGCGCCGTGATCGAGTCCGTGGAGCCGTGGGAGTTCGCCGGGGCGCCCGGGCAGATCATCACGACGCCGAACTTCCGCATCTTCACGACGGAGACGAACCCGACGCTGCTGGACCGGATGCCGGCGTTTCTCGAGACGGCGCTGGACCACTACACGAGGGCCCTGGTCCTGCTGCCTCGCCCCGAGCGCCGGATGGAAACCTTCCTGATGGACACGCGCGCGCAGTGGCAGCGGTTGACGCTGCAGATCCTGGGTCAGCGCGGGCAGAGCATCAGCCGGGTGGGCCGGGGCGGCTTCGCGCACGGCGGCCGAGGGGTGTTCTTCGACATCGGCGTCTTTGACACGCTGGCGATCGCGTCGCACGAGGGCTGGCACCAGTACACGCAGTCGACCTTCCGCGAGCGACTGCCGGCGTGGGCCGAGGAATCGGTCGCGACCTACATGGAGGGGCACCGGTGGGCCGGGGCGACGCCTGTCTTCCTGCCCTGGTCGAATGTGGAGCGCTTTGACCACCTGCGCAAGGTCCATGCCGAGGGTCGGTTGCTGCCGCTGCGCCGGTTCCTGGCGTCGACCCCGGAGGACCTGCTGACTCCGGTGAACGAGGACCTGCTGACGTACTACGCGCAGGGGTGGGCGTTGATTCACTTCCTGCACTCGCAGAACGGGGAGGCCTCGCGGGCGTCGTTGCAGCGGCTGCTGAGCGACGCGCAGGCCGGGCGTCTGGGGCGCGCGGTCGGGGCCTCGATGACGCCGGAGGCGCGCGCGACCTTTGCCCGGGATTCCTCTGGGTTGGGTGAGGCGGTCTTCATGGCGTACTTCGGGACCGATCTGGACGGCCTCGAAGGGCGCTACCGCGCCTTCGTCGCGGAGCTTGTCGGGCCGGGGGCACGCGACCGGATCGTGGCGGGCGAATCCCCCAGATTCTCGTCGGGACGCTGA
- a CDS encoding HAMP domain-containing histidine kinase, which yields MNPPDRDRPRLPKAASGEARPSAIAAALGQPSAGNAILASDHASDRYAVVAHELANLLDGSLRWLNLARSRIVANPGAASQEGASEQLAHIGHALERMSDLVEAMMRPGAGQMSTLFGSPRTMLDAVEHAVATVRPLAEERKVAIALRADPALAEVAAGPLFTVVSNGLRNAVEASASGRTVELHARLYPSDSAFADVGVDILDEGGVFPAVFGDCVFDFGFSTKEGGSGVGLSLARDIVLELGGKIALTPRSDSERASGAHLRVRVPASPLPTT from the coding sequence ATGAACCCCCCAGACCGCGACCGTCCCCGTCTGCCCAAGGCCGCCAGCGGCGAGGCCCGCCCCAGCGCCATCGCCGCCGCCCTGGGCCAGCCATCCGCCGGCAACGCGATCCTCGCGTCCGACCACGCGTCGGACCGCTACGCCGTCGTCGCCCACGAGCTGGCGAACCTGCTCGACGGGTCGCTGCGCTGGCTGAACCTCGCGCGGAGCCGCATCGTCGCCAACCCCGGCGCCGCGAGCCAGGAGGGCGCGAGCGAGCAGCTCGCGCACATCGGCCACGCGCTGGAGCGCATGTCCGACCTCGTCGAGGCGATGATGCGACCGGGCGCCGGGCAGATGTCCACGCTCTTCGGCTCTCCCCGGACGATGCTGGACGCCGTCGAGCACGCCGTCGCGACGGTGCGACCGCTCGCGGAGGAACGCAAGGTCGCCATCGCGCTGCGTGCCGATCCGGCGCTGGCCGAGGTCGCCGCCGGCCCGCTCTTCACCGTCGTCAGCAACGGGCTTCGCAACGCGGTCGAGGCGTCCGCGTCTGGCCGGACGGTCGAGCTGCACGCGCGCCTGTACCCCTCCGACAGCGCGTTCGCGGATGTCGGCGTCGACATCCTCGACGAGGGCGGCGTCTTCCCGGCGGTGTTCGGCGACTGCGTCTTCGACTTCGGCTTCTCCACCAAGGAGGGGGGCAGCGGCGTGGGTCTTTCCCTCGCGCGCGACATCGTCCTTGAACTTGGCGGCAAGATCGCGCTCACCCCACGCTCCGACAGCGAGCGTGCCTCCGGCGCCCACCTGCGCGTGCGCGTGCCTGCGTCCCCTCTCCCGACCACCTGA
- the nusB gene encoding transcription antitermination factor NusB: protein MSSPRNIRKAALQALYQLDVRGDQDTGEIEATLDEDLSDNDRRKAMELAHSAFAGRREADLAVKIHAPTWPAHRQPAIDRAIMRLAHYEMTSGRVNPKIAVNEAVELAKIFSTERSPSFVNAVLDKILRKVLAAKGEPAPETPEIELPAIPPVEPGVGPLET from the coding sequence ATGTCGAGCCCTCGCAACATCCGGAAGGCGGCGCTGCAGGCGCTCTATCAGCTCGATGTCCGGGGCGACCAGGACACCGGCGAGATCGAGGCGACGCTCGACGAGGACCTGAGCGACAACGATCGTCGCAAGGCGATGGAGCTGGCGCACAGCGCGTTCGCCGGGCGGCGCGAGGCGGACCTTGCGGTGAAGATCCACGCGCCGACCTGGCCGGCGCACCGCCAGCCGGCGATCGATCGCGCGATCATGCGCCTCGCGCACTACGAGATGACCAGCGGGCGCGTCAACCCCAAGATCGCGGTGAACGAGGCGGTCGAGCTCGCGAAGATCTTCAGCACCGAGCGTTCGCCATCGTTCGTCAATGCGGTCCTCGACAAGATCCTGCGCAAGGTGCTGGCCGCCAAGGGCGAGCCGGCCCCCGAAACCCCCGAGATCGAGCTCCCGGCGATCCCACCGGTCGAGCCCGGCGTCGGACCGCTGGAGACCTGA